Part of the Bacteroides acidifaciens genome, TTCATCTTCTTTATCAAAAGAAAGTTTGAGTACCATCACCTGCAGGGCTGCCTGCAAGGAAATTAAGATTAGTTTTTGTAATGCCGAAACTGTTTCCAACTGTGCGTCCTCAATCATGAATCCCTTTCTTTTGAGTACTCTGAACAACTCTTCAATCAGCCATCTACAACGATACCAACCGATACATTCAATTGCTTGTTCTACAGTCTCCACCACATGTGTAGTTAGCAGTCTCCATTCAATAGGACTCTCATTTATCGGTGTACTGGAAGATTTTTCTTTAACATGTATGCAATAAAGACTAACAGGGGGACTGCCCTTTGCCGGACCGTTAACAGGAGCGCACAAAGTGACTCTTTCAAAGCGAAGTTCCATACACGCTATCCGTTTCTTACGTCCGCTTCCCGGGAGCACTTCAAAGCTATACTCTGCCCGTAGAACAGCCTGATCCATTAATGTATTCAGATGGACAGAACAGTCTGGATTATCCAACCGGCAATTCCTTTCATGAACAGAACGGATCAGCAAGTGAACATTATCAGCAGGGATACGGCTGAAAAGCTCGAAAATGTCCGCTTCACGGTCACCGATAATCGTTTTAACTGCATCCCGGGGCATTTGCTCACTGGCAGCCATGCCACTTTCTATCCAACGATATGACTCTTTTTCTTCTATAGGCTGATATCTGTAATTACGTTCTTCACGACTTAAAGCATCCGGTGAGCGATTCCACTGCTTGACCGAAGAAAAGCCTATAGGAATATGGCTGGAGGCATCCACTACCAAGACTGGATGCAAAAAAGTACCACATTGCTTTTGACCGACAATGCCGGGACTGACTGTTTTTTTCTTCATTCGCTCAACATGAGCCTCATAGTTTATCTCCGAGGTATCTTGAATACACAGTAAATGCTTACGACCGGAAGCATTCTTACAGCAAGTTTGTATCAGACCTGATAAGATAGCATCAGAACTGACTGAGGAATTGTTCAAAAATCTATAAGCACCCATCTTTTCTTTATGTTCCTTACTAAATTGATTCACTATAGCACTTTGATGGACAACCATCTGAGAGCAAATTAAGTTTAAACGTCGCAAAAGCCGAGGATCACGAATTTGATCTGTCTCTAATAACATCAAGCAAAGATAAAAAAATAATATATACTTGTGTATAAAGGGTAGCTTCCCGAAGGAGGGGAAGCTATGCGGGCGAGCTTATATCGAACTGACGTTATTTAGGTTCTGTTAGAATTTTTATTAAAATAAAAAAACGTTCTCTTTATCTATCAATAGCATTGTCATAAACAACAGATGCTACAACATCATTGTTCTTTCTTTTAGCTATTAGATAGGCCAAACTCCATATTTGGTATTGTGTAGTTATGTTATTCTTTATATTGATTGATAATTCGTAAGGGGTAGTATCCACATTCCATTGTACGTTGAAATCTTCTATACCTGTAGGTGAAGCCCCTTGAATATACGCTAAATCATATTTATTAAAATCAATTTTAGAAAGCTCATCTGTATATCCTTTGAATCTATTATCGAACTCTGACGAACTCCTTATGACGATCATGCTGTCTGAAGGAATATCGATTCTAATATTTTGAGGCAAATTATAACGAGTCAGCATTTTAATATCATTGTCGGAACAAGAAAGGCATAAAAGCATGCTGCATATAAATAATAAAAAATTATAAAGTGTTGTTTTCATAATATACTCAGTTTAATGTTTGTTGAGCGGCTTGTACTGCTGCAGCTGCATCTACAAGTCCATATCCCATATATTTATTCCAAGATCCATTAAGTCTATTGCTAACTATAGAATAGTTATAATTCCCAATCTTTCTTGCTGTACTTTCTATGATGTTGTTAACTTCAATATTTGTTAGTTCAGGGTTAACTGAAAGAATTAAAGCTGCAATAGCAGCAACATGTGGACAAGCAGCAGATGTTCCTGTAAAATAATCAAAGGTATATGACCCTTTTGGGGTGTTTGTCAAAGTTAATACATTTACCCCTGGTGCTACAACGTCTATTTCATCACCATAACAACTAAAAGATGCTAATTGTCCATTTGAATCTGTAGCTCCAACAACTAATATGTATGGATTATGATTTGCTGGATAAAGAACATCCTTTATGGATGAGTCACTATTTCCAGACGAAAAAACTAAAACAGTTCCTTTATTATTCCTTCCCCATGGACCATAAAAATCTATTGCCTCTTCTATTTCTGAACTTATTAAACTATTACTACCCCAAGAACAACTAACAACGTCATCAGATGTTAATGCTACATATAAGTCAGATGCTAAATTTTGTGAAGTATTAGGTCTTAAAACTAAAGGATCTGAATAGCTGTGTACATGGACATTGGGGCAAATCCCCGTTATTCCTATACTGTTATTTATTTTTGCAGCTATTATTCCTGCACAGTTTGTTCCATGAGAGCCATAAAGACCGTTGACAAACCAATGTTCTCCATCAACAGAAGCATCAAATGCAGGAACAACCAAAGAAGAATTTAAATCTGGGTGTGAAAATGCTACACCTTGATCTATTAGACCAATATTTACATTTTCCCCCTTGGTTACTGTGCTTGCTGCAGGCCAATTAATTGAATAATTTCCGTGTAGATTCCACTGTTGATTATAATAGGGATCATTAGGAACTTGGAAAGAAGTGATAGACATAGACAAATCATCCATAAAATCGGGCTCTACATAAGCAAATAAATTAGTTTTATATAATAAGTCGCATATTTCAAGCGCATTACCCATAGAATAATCATTACAAGAAACAGTATACCATAATGGCATAAATTCATTTTGAGAATAAAATGAAAGCTTATATTTTTCCATTTGGCTCTCAAGAATACTTACATCATCTATTTCTTTTAATCTTATATGTATTAAATTGCTTATACCAAAAGTATTGCCGTTTTTTAAAGAAATAAAAAAAGGACTTTTATAACAAATATCAGTGGTTGACCTACTATTTTTTATAGAATCATAACCTTTAATAATTTGCCATTTCTGCTTATTCGTTTTGGATAATTTGCTTTTAGTACGGCTTGACGATAAGTTTGAATAGATACCTTCATTTATAACATTTGCAGATGAATAAGCATTTGTGTCATTGTAAACAACAAAAAAATTAGTACTATCAGGTATTAAATAATGTTTTTCACCTTTATACCAAAAGAAAAAAGATTTAGAAGAATCTTCTATAGGAAGGGGTGTGGACTCTTCCTCAGTATTACACGAAAGTGTAATGTCATTTTTGCTACAACTAGCAAAAGTTGCTAACAATAGTAGAAAGAACAGTTTTTTCATAATATGTAAAATTTATTTTAATTAGAATTGACTTGAAATATGCAACATAAACTCAGATACGTAATAATCTGAGTTTATGTTACGTCAAATGTAATAAAAAAATATAATATATGAGCTTTTTTATTCAAATTATAATTCTGTATTTACTTTTATTAATAGTTCGTTCAAAATTAGCCAATCCTAAGCGGATCTGGCAGTAAATAAAATGAGTTCTTTGAAAAGTTTGTCAATAACTTGTGGGTCTGGGTTAATCCCAAACACGCAAATAAATCGTTCAAGCATATAAGCATTGTGTATGAATGACTTGCAATTGGATATTGAATATGTTATTCCGAGCCTCTTACATGCCGCTTTTGCCAAGTTGCCAGTAGCGAGTGATGCATTGAAGTGAAAATCCAACTTTCTGAAGTCTGTAGACTGACAGTTGATGATTCCAGTATGCTGCTTGCCATCTCTGAAACAAAATTCGAGTTGGAACCTGGTTCTGTAATAATCCAGGACTTCGCGTCCATCCATCGAATCGTCTGTAGAGAAGTAAAGCTGCCACTTGTCTGATCTTCCATCCATGGGGTACCAGACGGATAAGGAAACGTACCTTTTGAGAGCTTTTGCATATACCCTCAATCCGTATAGCTTTCCCTTATTCACTTCGTATTCCTTGCATCGGGTAAGAACCAGATTGGCAAAGTCAATCCTACCGTCAAACCACTTAGGATGTCCTCGTTTTCCTGTTTTCTTTTCCAATGTCGGATAGTATAGGATTACATCATTCCTGAAGCGGCTGATAACATGGAAGTTATTCTCACACATAGGCGTAATGAAGGCTTCCTTGGAGAAGAATG contains:
- a CDS encoding IS4 family transposase, encoding MLLETDQIRDPRLLRRLNLICSQMVVHQSAIVNQFSKEHKEKMGAYRFLNNSSVSSDAILSGLIQTCCKNASGRKHLLCIQDTSEINYEAHVERMKKKTVSPGIVGQKQCGTFLHPVLVVDASSHIPIGFSSVKQWNRSPDALSREERNYRYQPIEEKESYRWIESGMAASEQMPRDAVKTIIGDREADIFELFSRIPADNVHLLIRSVHERNCRLDNPDCSVHLNTLMDQAVLRAEYSFEVLPGSGRKKRIACMELRFERVTLCAPVNGPAKGSPPVSLYCIHVKEKSSSTPINESPIEWRLLTTHVVETVEQAIECIGWYRCRWLIEELFRVLKRKGFMIEDAQLETVSALQKLILISLQAALQVMVLKLSFDKEDENLSSEIYFTSKEIELLHIVGKKSEGNTKIQQNPYKKESMAWAAWIIARLGAWSAYKSQSIPGYITFKNGLDRFYTQFELYELIS
- a CDS encoding S8 family peptidase, translating into MKKLFFLLLLATFASCSKNDITLSCNTEEESTPLPIEDSSKSFFFWYKGEKHYLIPDSTNFFVVYNDTNAYSSANVINEGIYSNLSSSRTKSKLSKTNKQKWQIIKGYDSIKNSRSTTDICYKSPFFISLKNGNTFGISNLIHIRLKEIDDVSILESQMEKYKLSFYSQNEFMPLWYTVSCNDYSMGNALEICDLLYKTNLFAYVEPDFMDDLSMSITSFQVPNDPYYNQQWNLHGNYSINWPAASTVTKGENVNIGLIDQGVAFSHPDLNSSLVVPAFDASVDGEHWFVNGLYGSHGTNCAGIIAAKINNSIGITGICPNVHVHSYSDPLVLRPNTSQNLASDLYVALTSDDVVSCSWGSNSLISSEIEEAIDFYGPWGRNNKGTVLVFSSGNSDSSIKDVLYPANHNPYILVVGATDSNGQLASFSCYGDEIDVVAPGVNVLTLTNTPKGSYTFDYFTGTSAACPHVAAIAALILSVNPELTNIEVNNIIESTARKIGNYNYSIVSNRLNGSWNKYMGYGLVDAAAAVQAAQQTLN
- a CDS encoding transposase, encoding MRAFNGSIISKHLIGKRKAIAIDPSYIPKSGHKTPWIGYFWSGCAGDYKRGLEIMGIGVIDIDHHECMTLGSIQTPDCKTLDNIGKNLVDWYSSYLVSRKDKIQSISETVVADAFFSKEAFITPMCENNFHVISRFRNDVILYYPTLEKKTGKRGHPKWFDGRIDFANLVLTRCKEYEVNKGKLYGLRVYAKALKRYVSLSVWYPMDGRSDKWQLYFSTDDSMDGREVLDYYRTRFQLEFCFRDGKQHTGIINCQSTDFRKLDFHFNASLATGNLAKAACKRLGITYSISNCKSFIHNAYMLERFICVFGINPDPQVIDKLFKELILFTARSA